The Leptospira barantonii genome includes a region encoding these proteins:
- a CDS encoding LIC10920 family plasminogen-binding lipoprotein — protein MKRSHSIFLFSAFVASTFLFNCNHQDQNKVDLRVLTANGNVIFINGEVDSDKISSCGVAVPGTTSSTSTTGTTGTTGGTSGTASTRYTITSQLIMKTTGESLVLRFQFDSSQYQGSVDPQQGFSYSGGVFARTVTGNVGKVEWGTSGIPVYPSSSGGSQQQTLQYMEIEVSLTGKLLDSSSTTGILNQCYTSDNVNCTSITTTQQCFTQDNQTCVSTASASGTAVTITGNISCNAPNVIPGGSTTTTQ, from the coding sequence ATGAAACGTTCTCATTCTATATTCTTATTCTCCGCTTTCGTAGCTTCGACATTTCTTTTCAATTGCAATCATCAAGATCAGAACAAGGTGGACTTACGAGTTCTTACCGCGAACGGAAACGTGATCTTCATCAACGGAGAAGTGGATTCGGATAAAATTTCTTCCTGCGGCGTCGCAGTTCCGGGAACCACTTCCTCCACAAGCACGACCGGTACCACGGGAACCACGGGAGGAACCTCCGGTACGGCAAGCACACGTTATACGATTACCAGCCAGTTGATCATGAAAACCACGGGAGAATCCTTGGTTCTTCGTTTTCAATTCGATTCTTCCCAGTACCAAGGTTCGGTGGATCCTCAACAAGGTTTCAGTTATTCGGGCGGTGTTTTTGCAAGAACGGTTACGGGTAACGTGGGTAAGGTGGAATGGGGAACTTCCGGAATTCCGGTTTATCCGAGCAGTAGCGGCGGGTCTCAACAACAAACGCTTCAATACATGGAGATCGAAGTTTCTCTTACGGGAAAACTTCTAGATTCTTCCTCGACGACCGGAATTCTCAATCAGTGTTATACTTCGGATAACGTAAACTGTACTTCGATCACGACCACACAACAGTGTTTTACTCAGGACAACCAAACCTGCGTTTCCACGGCTTCCGCAAGCGGAACCGCGGTTACGATCACCGGAAATATTTCCTGCAATGCGCCGAACGTGATTCCCGGCGGAAGCACAACTACGACGCAGTGA
- a CDS encoding SRPBCC family protein, whose amino-acid sequence MTSPIYPHLDPNLDLVFERIVDVPRELVWAAWTTPKHVVHWFTPAPWKTLDCEIDLRPGGIFRTTMQSPEGEKFPNLGCFLEVVPHERLVWTDALQPGYRPSPDPAQPFGFFSCVLTFEEHGQGGTKYKATAIHGNLTNRKKHEDMGFHHGWGIATDQLVEYVKKELL is encoded by the coding sequence ATGACATCTCCGATTTATCCTCATCTCGATCCGAATTTGGATCTCGTCTTCGAAAGAATCGTGGACGTTCCTCGGGAACTCGTCTGGGCCGCGTGGACCACGCCAAAACATGTCGTTCATTGGTTTACGCCCGCGCCTTGGAAAACTCTCGATTGCGAAATCGATCTGAGACCCGGCGGAATTTTTAGAACCACGATGCAATCTCCGGAAGGGGAGAAGTTTCCGAACCTGGGTTGTTTTCTCGAAGTGGTTCCGCATGAAAGGCTGGTTTGGACGGACGCGCTTCAACCGGGTTATCGTCCTTCGCCGGATCCGGCACAACCGTTCGGATTTTTCAGTTGTGTTCTTACCTTCGAAGAACACGGTCAAGGCGGAACCAAATACAAGGCCACCGCGATTCACGGGAATCTAACGAATCGTAAAAAACACGAGGACATGGGCTTTCATCACGGATGGGGGATCGCAACGGATCAACTCGTAGAATACGTGAAAAAGGAACTTTTGTAA
- a CDS encoding polyprenyl synthetase family protein, giving the protein MKASVLKDSLIRKFDKKLEAIIREDLKILAEIKTYTIRSGGKRIRPILHYCLCQLLGYSGKHWLDVGAIAELIHSASLLHDDVVDEAETRRGLQSVGSKFGNKTAILAGDYLLACGIDHLNGLGYPELMDVFTQVIKDLSVSELIQMEWEKNPKITLEIYNRVVYGKTASLFGAVSVSAGILSEKNEKEKKKLRQFGIDLGSFFQKKDDAIDYFTPASKSGKVPLKDFYNGLYTYPILLLLEKADKNDKKLVYSLFEKSERSQGDGVVILSLLSRYQIREKMDAEFQNIADNLMKFLNSFAESSIRNLLKEQILKLLEE; this is encoded by the coding sequence GTGAAAGCGTCTGTACTCAAAGATTCTCTGATTCGGAAATTCGATAAAAAGCTCGAAGCCATCATTCGGGAGGATCTCAAAATTCTCGCCGAAATCAAAACCTACACAATTCGATCCGGTGGAAAACGGATTCGCCCGATTCTCCATTACTGTCTTTGTCAACTTTTAGGTTATTCCGGCAAACACTGGCTGGACGTGGGCGCGATCGCCGAATTGATTCACTCCGCCAGTTTGCTTCACGACGACGTCGTGGACGAGGCGGAAACGAGAAGAGGACTTCAGAGCGTGGGTTCCAAGTTCGGAAACAAAACCGCGATCCTCGCCGGAGATTATCTTTTAGCCTGCGGAATCGATCATCTCAACGGTCTCGGTTATCCGGAATTGATGGACGTTTTCACACAGGTCATCAAGGATCTTTCGGTTTCCGAGTTGATCCAGATGGAATGGGAAAAAAATCCCAAAATCACTTTAGAAATTTATAATAGAGTTGTATACGGTAAAACCGCGTCCTTGTTCGGGGCCGTGAGTGTTTCCGCCGGAATCCTTTCCGAAAAAAACGAAAAAGAAAAAAAGAAACTCAGACAATTCGGAATCGATCTCGGTTCCTTCTTCCAGAAAAAAGACGACGCGATCGACTACTTCACACCCGCGAGCAAAAGCGGAAAGGTTCCTCTCAAGGATTTTTACAACGGTTTGTATACGTATCCGATTCTTCTTTTGTTGGAAAAGGCGGACAAAAACGACAAGAAGCTGGTGTATTCTCTTTTTGAAAAATCGGAACGGTCTCAAGGAGACGGCGTCGTTATCTTGAGTCTTCTTTCGCGTTATCAGATCCGTGAAAAAATGGACGCCGAGTTTCAAAACATCGCGGACAACTTAATGAAATTCTTAAATAGTTTCGCGGAATCTTCCATCCGCAATCTTCTCAAAGAACAAATCCTGAAACTTCTGGAAGAATAG
- a CDS encoding transglutaminase-like domain-containing protein — translation MTHFDFRKNILFMPSSDSYYEYLSFPPDKLEEKFYQLEFAGTDEKIQVIREIADMVPWQFKISEFVEEFKDPTLRVFARSISSVVHLERINSRYALLAGKGHVNDYGDLEEAVFLLSSVGDPDASYHEFKIYLDQLALRVEELCDLNPEYVSEELKVHFLTRVLSSEENFQGNNDQYDDPNNSFVTRIVRTRKGIPISLSAIYLLVARRLSLPLYGVNMPLHFLLHFDSPDYETFIDPFHGGVLLDKSTCIRFLEANSFTPSERYFTRASTLSIIKRMYRNLIHIYRKEQFRDMEDILSRQLLILENKLKA, via the coding sequence TTGACTCATTTCGATTTTCGTAAAAATATATTGTTTATGCCCTCATCCGATTCTTATTATGAGTATCTTTCTTTTCCTCCCGATAAACTCGAAGAAAAATTTTATCAACTCGAGTTTGCCGGAACGGATGAAAAAATCCAAGTGATCCGCGAGATCGCGGATATGGTTCCTTGGCAATTTAAGATCAGCGAGTTCGTGGAAGAGTTTAAGGATCCTACTCTGAGGGTTTTTGCGCGTTCCATTTCCTCCGTGGTTCATTTGGAAAGAATCAATTCGCGTTATGCGCTTCTTGCGGGCAAGGGCCACGTAAACGATTACGGCGATTTGGAAGAGGCGGTCTTTCTTCTTTCTAGCGTGGGCGATCCCGACGCTTCTTATCACGAATTTAAAATCTATTTGGATCAACTCGCTCTGAGAGTGGAGGAGTTGTGCGATCTGAATCCGGAATACGTTTCCGAAGAACTGAAGGTCCATTTTTTGACGAGGGTTCTTTCTTCGGAGGAGAATTTTCAGGGAAACAACGATCAATACGACGACCCGAACAATTCTTTCGTAACCCGCATCGTTCGAACCCGTAAAGGAATTCCGATTTCCCTTTCTGCGATTTATCTTCTCGTAGCGCGCAGACTTTCTCTTCCTCTTTACGGAGTAAACATGCCTTTGCACTTTTTACTTCATTTCGATTCTCCCGATTACGAAACCTTTATCGATCCGTTTCACGGCGGAGTTCTGCTCGATAAGTCCACTTGTATTCGTTTTTTGGAAGCGAACAGTTTTACCCCGAGCGAAAGATATTTCACAAGAGCGAGCACTCTTTCCATCATCAAAAGAATGTATCGAAATCTGATTCACATATACCGTAAGGAACAATTTCGGGATATGGAAGATATTCTTTCCCGTCAGCTCCTGATCCTCGAAAACAAACTCAAAGCCTGA
- a CDS encoding transketolase produces the protein MNDIKELKSFANELRKSVIRMVTAANSGHPGGPLGLADIYAVLYKKILNHKPSNPDWEERDRLILSNGHVCAIRYAAMAHSGYFPVEDLLTFRKLGSKLQGHPSTRYMNGIESSSGSLGQGLSVSVGLALGARFKKQNHKIYTCISDGECGEGMTWEAAQSAVHYKLDNMIVFMDKNGIQIDGFTKDVMNLEPLNEKFLSFGWNVLEADGHDIEQIVSAFEKAKQHKGSPTIILFNTVLGKGVSFMENNPGWHGTPPKPEEEKKALEELSALSA, from the coding sequence ATGAACGATATCAAAGAACTCAAGAGTTTTGCAAACGAACTCAGAAAGAGCGTGATCCGTATGGTGACCGCCGCAAATTCCGGTCACCCAGGCGGACCTCTCGGTCTCGCGGATATCTACGCCGTTCTATATAAGAAAATTCTAAATCATAAACCGTCCAATCCGGATTGGGAAGAAAGAGATCGTTTGATTCTTTCCAACGGTCACGTATGCGCGATCCGTTACGCGGCCATGGCTCATTCCGGTTATTTCCCCGTGGAAGATCTTTTGACTTTCCGTAAACTTGGAAGTAAGCTACAAGGTCACCCTTCCACACGTTATATGAACGGAATCGAAAGTTCTTCCGGTTCTTTGGGACAAGGTCTTTCCGTTTCCGTAGGTTTGGCCCTCGGTGCGAGATTCAAAAAACAAAATCATAAGATCTATACTTGTATCTCCGATGGAGAATGCGGCGAAGGAATGACTTGGGAAGCCGCTCAATCCGCCGTTCACTATAAACTGGACAACATGATCGTTTTTATGGATAAGAACGGAATTCAAATCGACGGTTTTACGAAAGACGTTATGAATCTCGAACCTCTGAACGAGAAATTTCTTTCCTTCGGTTGGAACGTATTGGAAGCAGACGGTCACGATATCGAACAGATCGTTTCCGCTTTTGAAAAAGCAAAACAACACAAAGGTTCACCCACCATCATTCTGTTCAACACGGTGCTCGGTAAGGGCGTTTCCTTTATGGAAAACAATCCGGGTTGGCATGGAACTCCTCCAAAACCGGAAGAAGAAAAGAAAGCTCTCGAAGAATTATCCGCTCTTTCCGCTTAA
- a CDS encoding transglycosylase domain-containing protein: MMDAGIQTLRSPRFLCPECGTTSRLPEGVPTGSVFRLTCYQCGHKALVRMELPKPPPASIPSRVESIAPSNEIIRRSESPKNVGSPTFQTPPQLKPRSEQPTPSEPSFSPNTSSSSASSSPSEPTGPGILERMGESFSQLQVRLREKVWELSQKFQSTRRGPQPDSLLSNSSSSGPSTEERPLLKREKISFEEKPFFSVRREIEESGQPRVKTLAERLREQVAGKRLQLPNVVLLSAGVVVSLLLVGMILFWVGVITREAELKEMISLFYNHQPSVIYDRDGKKVSEIFAKKTSNLEWDAYPENLKKIVLLVEDRRFFSHSGINYMSVLRAVFVNITSFRFKQGASTITQQLARILLDDREKSLVRKIKEAQLAFALEYSYEKKQILLYYLNNVYLGHGAFGFASAAEFYFKKTPAELNTEEMIVLASLASAPNRFSPLKNPDLSRQRVNAIIHSFREDEILKENPKTKLDEIYLSFHMRSPGETVFGNRRDHSPYVTEHVRKFLNSLYPDSNIYETGGFSIYTTIAEPVQAELPKIVKNYVDNVQKTGLVRKTKLTDNKNSSETAVFRRYVQDLSPALELFIDTDSFSGENESGLQVALVAVDPATGEILLMHGGSEFKADNQLDRTTAMKRQTGSSIKPILYSAAIETGLINASSRILDAPLIYRNQTGNWSPENIGNQYDGDISVRLALAKSKNTAAVQIAEKLGISRIQDFFQKYFFPDSKVLQSRFRGDLSLALGSLEISPLEMALAYSAFANDGTVKRPYLIQKITDRSGKIIYERKSTDEFGLKVPEERKVLSSQVSEIMIDLLHGSANSAGVRNTGYKGEVAGKTGTTNDNRDNWFVGVRPGLSMAIWLGYDDPSYGLGSSALGGTVAAPLWGTVAKIFEAAEDSDEKRKYPISEHAVTATVCEESGKLPGPSCKHPKKELFKNGTVPSEVCPLNHGADAKREVLRNVF; the protein is encoded by the coding sequence ATGATGGACGCCGGAATTCAAACTCTGAGAAGCCCGCGGTTTTTGTGTCCGGAATGCGGAACGACTTCTCGGTTGCCGGAAGGAGTTCCCACAGGTTCGGTTTTCAGGCTCACTTGCTACCAGTGTGGTCATAAGGCTTTGGTAAGAATGGAACTTCCAAAACCTCCGCCTGCGTCGATCCCTTCCCGTGTTGAATCGATTGCTCCATCTAACGAAATCATTCGTCGTTCCGAATCTCCGAAAAATGTAGGATCTCCTACGTTCCAAACACCTCCTCAGTTAAAACCGCGCTCGGAACAACCAACTCCGTCGGAACCTTCTTTCTCGCCGAACACGTCTTCGTCGTCCGCGTCGTCTTCTCCATCGGAGCCGACCGGACCCGGAATTTTGGAAAGAATGGGAGAATCTTTCTCGCAGTTGCAAGTTCGACTGAGAGAGAAAGTGTGGGAACTCTCACAAAAATTCCAAAGCACACGAAGAGGTCCTCAACCGGATTCTCTTCTATCAAATTCTTCCTCTTCCGGCCCCTCGACGGAGGAACGACCGCTTCTCAAACGAGAAAAGATTTCCTTCGAGGAAAAACCGTTTTTCTCCGTAAGAAGAGAAATCGAAGAAAGCGGACAACCTCGCGTCAAAACGCTCGCAGAACGATTGAGAGAACAGGTCGCCGGAAAACGTCTTCAACTTCCGAACGTGGTTCTTCTTTCCGCAGGTGTCGTAGTATCTTTACTTTTGGTGGGAATGATTCTTTTTTGGGTCGGAGTCATCACCCGAGAAGCGGAACTCAAAGAGATGATTTCTCTTTTTTACAACCATCAGCCTTCCGTAATATACGATCGCGACGGAAAAAAAGTATCCGAGATCTTCGCGAAAAAAACGAGCAACTTAGAATGGGACGCTTATCCCGAAAATCTAAAGAAGATCGTTCTTTTGGTGGAGGATAGAAGATTTTTTTCTCACAGCGGAATCAATTATATGTCCGTACTTCGCGCGGTTTTCGTGAACATCACGAGCTTTCGTTTCAAACAAGGCGCTTCCACGATCACACAACAGCTCGCGAGAATTCTACTGGACGATCGCGAAAAAAGTCTCGTTCGAAAAATCAAAGAAGCTCAACTCGCTTTCGCGCTCGAATATTCGTATGAGAAAAAGCAAATATTATTATATTATTTAAACAACGTATACCTCGGGCACGGCGCTTTCGGTTTTGCGAGCGCCGCGGAATTCTATTTTAAGAAAACTCCCGCGGAATTGAACACGGAAGAGATGATCGTTCTCGCTTCTCTTGCATCCGCGCCGAATCGATTTTCTCCGTTGAAGAATCCGGATTTATCCAGACAAAGAGTCAACGCGATCATTCATTCTTTCCGCGAAGACGAAATCTTAAAGGAAAATCCCAAAACGAAACTCGACGAGATCTATCTTTCGTTTCACATGCGTTCTCCGGGAGAAACCGTATTCGGAAACAGACGCGACCATTCTCCGTACGTGACCGAACACGTTCGTAAGTTTTTGAATTCCTTATATCCCGATTCCAATATCTACGAGACGGGAGGGTTTTCGATCTATACAACGATCGCCGAACCGGTCCAAGCGGAACTTCCGAAGATCGTAAAGAATTACGTGGATAACGTACAAAAGACCGGGCTCGTTCGTAAAACAAAACTCACGGACAATAAGAATTCAAGCGAGACCGCGGTGTTTCGAAGATACGTTCAGGATCTTTCTCCCGCTCTCGAACTTTTTATCGATACGGATTCCTTCAGCGGAGAAAACGAGTCCGGTCTTCAAGTCGCGTTAGTCGCCGTTGATCCCGCCACGGGCGAGATTCTTCTGATGCACGGAGGTTCCGAATTCAAAGCGGACAATCAATTGGACAGAACGACCGCGATGAAACGTCAAACGGGTTCTTCGATCAAACCGATTTTGTATTCCGCCGCGATCGAAACCGGGTTGATCAACGCGTCTTCCCGGATTTTGGACGCGCCTTTGATCTATAGAAATCAAACCGGGAATTGGAGCCCTGAGAACATCGGGAATCAATACGACGGGGACATCAGCGTTAGACTCGCTTTGGCAAAATCGAAAAACACCGCTGCGGTTCAGATCGCGGAAAAACTCGGTATCTCAAGAATTCAGGATTTCTTTCAGAAATATTTTTTCCCGGATTCGAAAGTTCTTCAATCCAGATTTAGGGGAGATCTTTCTTTGGCTCTCGGTTCCTTGGAAATTTCTCCGTTGGAAATGGCTCTTGCGTATTCCGCGTTTGCAAACGACGGAACGGTCAAACGTCCTTATCTCATTCAAAAGATCACGGATCGTTCCGGCAAGATCATCTACGAAAGAAAATCCACGGACGAATTCGGTTTAAAAGTTCCCGAAGAGCGAAAGGTTTTATCCTCGCAGGTTTCGGAGATCATGATCGATCTTCTTCACGGAAGCGCAAACTCCGCCGGTGTGAGAAACACCGGATACAAGGGAGAAGTTGCCGGTAAAACCGGAACGACCAACGACAACCGAGACAACTGGTTCGTCGGAGTCAGACCCGGTTTGTCGATGGCGATCTGGCTCGGTTACGACGACCCAAGTTACGGTCTCGGCTCGTCCGCGTTAGGCGGAACCGTAGCCGCTCCTCTCTGGGGAACGGTCGCGAAAATTTTCGAAGCCGCCGAGGATTCGGACGAAAAAAGAAAATATCCGATCAGCGAACACGCAGTCACCGCTACCGTCTGTGAAGAATCCGGTAAACTTCCCGGACCTTCCTGTAAACATCCGAAAAAGGAACTTTTTAAAAACGGAACGGTGCCTTCCGAGGTTTGTCCTCTCAATCACGGAGCGGACGCAAAACGGGAAGTCCTCAGAAATGTATTCTAA
- a CDS encoding ChaN family lipoprotein: MLFCVNVPVFSDTMLENPKEQEQSPSQRSPISIQKGLTKMAVQPEMIFDTFKNYDVLIFGEEHDDVAGHEIRLDWFRKIASQTPVILSLEMLERDQQKTLDEYLNGQITEKAFLNSLKLWPNHLRDYHPFLRFAKENRIPVLASNVPRKYVNLVSSSGLEELFKVRSVFLPPKYLIRKFSQEAYETKIKNILNEHPGMASDETVQRRFVDAQYLWDAGMADSIANAFLTKGRKVIHINGRFHSDEDFGVPFRLKELGFKILSVSMFPLKDGDVVPTEILKGSDFTVITERKEKEN; this comes from the coding sequence ATTCTTTTCTGCGTAAACGTTCCCGTTTTTTCGGACACGATGCTCGAAAATCCGAAAGAACAGGAACAATCGCCGTCTCAACGATCTCCGATTTCCATTCAAAAGGGTTTAACCAAAATGGCGGTTCAGCCGGAGATGATTTTTGATACATTCAAAAATTATGATGTTTTAATATTCGGAGAAGAACACGACGACGTCGCCGGTCACGAAATTCGTTTGGATTGGTTTCGAAAAATCGCTTCACAAACTCCCGTGATTCTTTCCTTGGAGATGCTCGAGCGGGATCAGCAGAAAACCTTGGACGAATATCTGAACGGGCAGATCACCGAAAAAGCGTTTTTGAATTCTTTAAAACTTTGGCCGAATCATCTCAGGGACTATCATCCTTTTTTGAGATTCGCAAAGGAGAATCGAATTCCCGTACTCGCGTCTAACGTTCCGAGAAAATACGTGAACCTGGTTTCTTCTTCGGGTTTGGAGGAATTGTTTAAGGTTCGTTCCGTTTTTTTACCTCCTAAATATCTGATTCGTAAATTTTCCCAAGAAGCCTACGAAACAAAAATCAAGAATATTCTCAATGAACATCCGGGAATGGCGTCGGATGAAACGGTTCAGAGAAGATTTGTGGACGCGCAATATCTTTGGGACGCGGGGATGGCCGATTCGATTGCGAACGCGTTTTTGACGAAGGGCAGAAAGGTGATTCATATCAACGGTCGTTTTCACAGCGACGAGGATTTCGGTGTTCCGTTTCGGCTGAAAGAACTCGGTTTCAAAATACTTTCCGTTTCCATGTTTCCTCTCAAGGACGGGGACGTAGTTCCGACCGAAATTCTCAAGGGCTCCGATTTTACCGTCATTACCGAAAGGAAAGAAAAAGAGAATTAA